Proteins co-encoded in one Microcebus murinus isolate Inina chromosome 5, M.murinus_Inina_mat1.0, whole genome shotgun sequence genomic window:
- the TUBE1 gene encoding tubulin epsilon chain isoform X2, translating into MEEGVVNEILQGPLRDVFDSKQLITDISGSGNNWAVGHKVFGSLYQEQTLEKLRKSAEHCDCLQCFFIIHSMGGGTGSGLGTFLLKVLEDEFPEVYRFVTSIYPSSEDDVITSPYNSILAMKELNEHADCVLPIDNQSLFDIISKIDFVVNSGKLDTTVKPKSLVTSSAGALKKQQKKPFDAMNNIVANLLLNLTSSARFEGSLNMDLNEISMNLVPFPQLHYLVSSLTPLYTLADVNIPPRRLDQMFSDAFSKDHQLIRADPKHSLYLACALMVRGNVQISDLRRNIERLKPSLQFVSWNQEGWKTSLCSVPPVGHSHSLLALANNTCVKPTFMELRERFMRLYKKKAHLHHYLQVEGMEESCFTEAVSSLSALIQEYNQLDATKSMPVPDIPRLSVAV; encoded by the exons ggcTGTGGGTCACAAGGTTTTTGGTAGTCTTTATCAAGAACAGACTTTAGAGAAACTGAGAAAGTCAGCAGAGCACTGTGATTGCTTGCAGTGTTTCTTTATAATACATTCCATGGGAGGAG gaacaGGATCTGGACTTGGCACATTTCTTTTAAAGGTGCTTGAAGATGAATTCCCAGAAGTGTACAGATTTGTGACTTCAATTTATCCTTCCAGTGAGGATGATGTCATAACCTCACCTTATAATAGCATCTTGGCAATGAAGGAACTTAATGAACATGCAGACTGTGTGTTGCCCATTGACAATCAA tcTTTATTTGACATCATTAGCAAAATTGACTTTGTGGTGAATTCTGGAAAGTTGGATACAACTGTGAAGCCAAAGAGTCTGGTTACTTCAAGTGCTGGGGCTTTAAAAAAGCAGCAGAAGAAGCCCTTTGATGCAATGAACAACATTGTGGCAAATTTGCTGCTCAACCTAACAAG cTCTGCAAGATTTGAAGGATCCCTTAATATGGACCTTAATGAAATCAGCATGAATTTAGTTCCTTTTCCTCAACTTCATTATCTTGTGTCAAGCCTAACTCCTCTATATACACTGGCAGATGTTAATATTCCTCCTCGAAG ATTGGATCAAATGTTTTCAGATGCCTTTAGTAAAGATCACCAGCTAATTCGGGCAGACCCCAAACATAGTCTTTACCTCGCCTGTGCTCTCATGGTTAGAGGAAATGTACAGATTTCAGATCTTCGCAGAAATATTGAAAG gtTAAAACCCTCTCTACAGTTTGTCTCCTGGAATCAAGAAGGCTGGAAGACCAGCCTGTGTTCAGTACCTCCTGTGGGTCACTCTCATTCATTATTAGCTTTAGCAAATAACACATGTGTAAAGCCTACCTTCATGGAACTGAGAGAGAGGTTCATGAGGCTCTACAAGAAAAAG gcTCACCTTCATCACTATCTACAAGTTGAAGGGATGGAAGAAAGCTGTTTCACAGAAGCTGTGTCATCCTTGTCAGCACTCATACAGGAATATAACCAACTGGATGCCACAAAAAGCATGCCTGTGCCAGATATACCTAGATTAAGCGTAGCtgtgtaa